CCACAGATTACATGATCAAAGCTGCCAATGTGGAGCTGCTTGTATCTAAAACAATTTGCCCCGGTAAATATATATCGCTGGTGTGCGGCGACGTAGATGCAGTGAATAGTTCGATAAATACAGGGTTAAACATAGCCGGAAACTCAATGGTCGACTACCTGCTTATACCAAATGTCCACCATGATGTCATACCGGCAATAACGGGGAGTGTTCAGGTTGAAACATACGAGGCATTGGGTGTTGTTGAATGTTATACAGTGGCATCGCTGATTATGGGTGCTGATATTGCGGCTAAGGCGAGCAAAATTACACTTATAGAGATCAGGGTTGGAATGGGTATAGGTGGCAAATCATTCTTTACCCTTACCGGTAGAGTCAGTGACGTAATGGACTCTGTCGAGAAAGCGGCGCAATATATCCAAAGCCACGGCTATCTTGTAAACAAGACAGTTATCCCATCGCCACATAGGGATATTTATAAGTTTATCTTATAAGACGTGCGTGCTGCGTCTTATATTTTTACAATCTTTTTTCGCTTTAGTGTGCTCCTTATGTTATCATAGTATATGATAAAAAATATCAGCAATATTATGCCTATGGTAGTTAGTATCATATATCGAAACCGTATGGCCTGTATTTAATGGCCATCTCATCTGGCATGATAATTGCTAGTATTATAGATGGGTGGTAGCCAAAATATGAATGAAATAGTGGAGATCATAAGGAGTTTCCCCATAATAGCAGCCCTGAGGCATTATGAGTATCTGGATGAGGCACTGCATTCACAGGCAAACGTTAT
The nucleotide sequence above comes from Calorimonas adulescens. Encoded proteins:
- a CDS encoding BMC domain-containing protein, translating into MKQSLGLIEFTSIAKGIETTDYMIKAANVELLVSKTICPGKYISLVCGDVDAVNSSINTGLNIAGNSMVDYLLIPNVHHDVIPAITGSVQVETYEALGVVECYTVASLIMGADIAAKASKITLIEIRVGMGIGGKSFFTLTGRVSDVMDSVEKAAQYIQSHGYLVNKTVIPSPHRDIYKFIL